Proteins encoded together in one Aminipila butyrica window:
- a CDS encoding ParA family protein codes for MSKAKVIAISNQKGGVGKTTSAISFGVGLADKGYKVLLVDCDDTGNPSLTKFLGENPDELEATLTDLMMFTLFDRSIDEVLPKVICKNQEGVYFIPADNKLPGITNALTGFNDEEKKKRVLCSIVDKLKDQYDYIILDAAPSLNILSINLLAAADEVIIATQSQGASESGIGELIQTVIRLRDTVNPQLSVRGLLITMVDNRTGYSKAKAAEINNAYTALGMRVFKTCIPRAVKAEKCPEAGQSILKYDPSGKVAVAYKTFVEEYLEE; via the coding sequence ATGAGTAAAGCAAAGGTAATTGCAATCAGCAATCAAAAGGGCGGTGTAGGAAAGACGACTAGCGCCATTTCATTTGGGGTAGGTCTTGCGGACAAAGGATATAAGGTGTTGTTGGTGGACTGTGATGACACAGGAAACCCTAGTTTGACAAAATTTCTAGGAGAGAATCCAGACGAGCTGGAGGCTACTTTAACAGACCTGATGATGTTTACTTTATTTGATCGGAGCATTGACGAGGTGCTGCCAAAGGTTATCTGTAAGAATCAGGAGGGGGTATATTTTATCCCGGCAGACAACAAGCTTCCCGGCATTACCAATGCCTTGACCGGATTTAATGACGAAGAAAAGAAGAAGAGGGTTCTTTGCAGCATTGTGGACAAGCTGAAAGACCAGTATGATTACATTATCTTAGATGCAGCTCCTTCGTTAAACATTCTTTCTATAAACCTACTCGCCGCTGCGGATGAGGTAATCATTGCTACTCAATCTCAGGGAGCATCGGAATCTGGTATCGGAGAACTTATTCAAACGGTTATACGGCTACGGGATACGGTTAACCCCCAGCTGTCTGTAAGGGGATTGCTCATAACCATGGTGGACAACCGAACCGGATATAGCAAAGCCAAAGCTGCTGAAATAAACAATGCATATACGGCCTTGGGCATGAGGGTATTTAAGACCTGCATCCCTCGGGCCGTAAAAGCAGAAAAGTGTCCAGAAGCAGGACAAAGCATTTTAAAATATGACCCGTCAGGAAAAGTAGCGGTTGCTTATAAAACCTTTGTCGAGGAATATTTGGAGGAGTAA
- a CDS encoding C39 family peptidase, translating to MKKDDLSALATTAFYTATGRYTSAVIHGLKNWKVIVGAVSAFIMAFIIVISLLVSMPGLIMQSILPGETYEKQLELSSFAKGEITATDTEKKNFILELLSSLSTKDESATLSSDEPSSEEILMIYTAKYGGFFDANQLDQKKIRQITNSFLTVEGLTVKVKPFSEVVNSNGLTEEQKTIAMNMYRNHMYDQTVSLTIGDSLKNYGSIIYKTGETNVVYFSQRDERWAMQSYGDGTVGAAGCGPSSLAMVVSSLTNKQINPKEMCDWAYKNGYKSKGGGSYWSLIPTGGKKFGLQVESNVQETQQLVDALSSGKLVIAIMGPGHFTSSGHFIVLRGVTENGEILVADSYSQKNTNKSWPLETIVRESKKGHAAGGPFWILSK from the coding sequence ATGAAAAAAGATGATCTATCTGCCCTAGCGACGACGGCCTTTTATACGGCTACAGGCAGGTATACGTCTGCGGTCATTCATGGATTAAAGAATTGGAAAGTCATTGTAGGAGCTGTCTCAGCGTTTATAATGGCTTTTATTATTGTCATATCATTGCTTGTAAGTATGCCAGGACTGATTATGCAGTCGATTTTGCCAGGTGAAACATATGAAAAACAACTGGAACTATCTTCTTTTGCAAAAGGTGAGATAACTGCAACAGATACAGAAAAAAAGAATTTTATCTTGGAACTACTCAGCTCTTTATCCACAAAAGATGAAAGTGCAACATTATCTAGCGATGAACCAAGCAGTGAAGAAATATTAATGATTTATACTGCCAAGTATGGTGGCTTCTTTGATGCGAACCAGCTGGATCAGAAAAAAATACGTCAGATTACAAATAGCTTTTTGACTGTAGAGGGGTTGACTGTTAAGGTAAAACCTTTTAGTGAAGTTGTGAACAGCAATGGATTGACCGAAGAGCAAAAAACTATTGCTATGAACATGTATCGCAACCATATGTATGACCAAACGGTATCTCTAACAATAGGCGACTCACTGAAAAATTATGGCAGCATCATATACAAAACGGGTGAGACAAATGTTGTTTATTTTTCACAGCGGGATGAACGGTGGGCTATGCAAAGTTATGGTGATGGTACGGTGGGAGCAGCTGGGTGTGGACCTTCAAGTCTGGCCATGGTTGTAAGCTCTTTAACCAATAAGCAGATTAATCCGAAGGAAATGTGTGATTGGGCTTATAAAAACGGATATAAGAGCAAGGGAGGAGGCTCCTACTGGAGTCTTATTCCTACTGGTGGCAAAAAGTTTGGTTTACAGGTAGAAAGTAATGTGCAAGAAACCCAACAGCTCGTCGATGCGTTATCAAGTGGAAAGCTTGTCATCGCTATAATGGGGCCAGGACATTTTACCTCCTCTGGACATTTCATTGTACTTCGGGGTGTAACGGAAAATGGTGAAATTCTAGTTGCGGATTCTTATTCACAAAAAAATACGAATAAGAGTTGGCCACTAGAGACTATTGTCAGGGAATCAAAAAAAGGACATGCCGCAGGTGGGCCTTTCTGGATTCTATCAAAATGA
- a CDS encoding type IV secretory system conjugative DNA transfer family protein → MKDFINKVKEDGFLAFLSNKWVFSILAGAMLLHLHLSFSQAFLSQDTITLIFLEKALFSFQGSQAQLFKSFYIVSSLAGIFFACFLFYRAFFERFIHYGKGGKRQENKAEIESMIPDFPYNNEELQIIVGLKQNKFNLDPIKYPEYLIIPAAAMFQNFLITGTIGTGKTASVMYPFLKQVMFYQAKNPEKKAGMLILDVKGNFYEQALKYAEECGRKDDILLIQLDGDQFYNPLAKPHMEAVDLASRSRTVMDLFSGGAKKEKFWDTKAGQMMTECIRLMRLTEGYVTLADIHALVTNTDFLQERLEFLYENQDNVSEFEMNACVNYFMGEFSGKAETTIETIKSCVTEMTGFFASSERINKAFCPGKEQLTFTGFDQCINEGKIIILAMNKAQYPEVSRTIAAYLKLDFQSEVQQRTSNPRLNNTRPVTFICDEYQEFVTGNDADFYGLSRESKCCSIVSSQSYTSILKTLGNREAFDTLQQNLINKIWLRTDDKLTIETAQFLTGKEEKEKYSKNISESMNDTKKSKIFGKLVSDKASFSESLNVSTQKDFVFEEKIFTQVLKLFKAICFTANETGMNEPHLVHLCPYFMEPVINIKLEDEQESKDNIPDENNSTIINMKEIMERNKK, encoded by the coding sequence ATGAAAGATTTTATAAACAAAGTTAAGGAAGATGGGTTTCTTGCTTTCCTCAGCAATAAATGGGTTTTCAGCATTTTAGCTGGGGCTATGTTGTTACACCTACATCTGTCTTTTAGCCAGGCCTTTTTAAGTCAAGATACTATTACTCTTATCTTCCTTGAAAAAGCATTATTTAGTTTTCAAGGTTCACAAGCCCAGCTTTTTAAGTCTTTCTATATAGTCAGTTCATTAGCGGGCATATTCTTTGCCTGTTTTCTGTTTTATAGAGCCTTTTTTGAGCGATTCATTCACTATGGTAAAGGTGGTAAACGACAAGAGAATAAGGCGGAGATTGAGAGCATGATTCCAGATTTTCCGTATAACAATGAAGAACTCCAAATCATTGTTGGACTGAAACAAAATAAATTTAATTTAGATCCAATAAAATATCCAGAGTATCTTATAATACCAGCTGCTGCCATGTTTCAGAATTTCCTTATAACTGGAACTATTGGAACAGGTAAAACTGCTTCCGTGATGTACCCGTTCTTAAAACAAGTTATGTTTTATCAAGCAAAGAATCCAGAGAAGAAAGCGGGGATGCTTATCTTAGATGTAAAAGGAAACTTTTACGAACAAGCACTAAAGTATGCCGAAGAATGCGGTAGAAAAGATGATATCCTTCTGATTCAGCTAGATGGAGACCAATTCTATAACCCACTTGCAAAACCGCATATGGAGGCGGTGGATCTGGCCTCCAGGTCTAGAACGGTAATGGATCTCTTCTCTGGGGGAGCTAAAAAAGAAAAGTTTTGGGACACCAAAGCGGGGCAAATGATGACAGAGTGTATTCGATTGATGCGACTGACGGAAGGATATGTCACGCTAGCGGATATACACGCCTTAGTAACAAATACAGATTTCCTTCAAGAACGCTTAGAATTTCTCTATGAAAATCAGGACAATGTTTCGGAATTTGAGATGAATGCCTGTGTTAATTATTTTATGGGGGAATTTTCAGGAAAAGCAGAAACCACCATTGAGACTATAAAAAGTTGTGTAACGGAGATGACCGGGTTCTTTGCTTCTTCTGAGCGTATAAATAAGGCCTTTTGCCCAGGTAAAGAACAACTTACTTTTACCGGATTTGACCAGTGTATTAATGAAGGTAAGATTATTATTCTAGCCATGAATAAGGCTCAGTATCCGGAAGTTTCCCGAACGATTGCTGCCTATTTAAAACTTGACTTTCAGAGCGAGGTTCAGCAGAGGACAAGCAATCCTAGATTGAATAACACTAGACCAGTAACCTTTATTTGTGATGAGTACCAGGAATTTGTGACGGGAAATGATGCGGACTTCTACGGCTTATCTCGTGAAAGTAAGTGTTGCAGTATTGTTTCGTCCCAGTCTTATACTTCAATATTGAAGACACTTGGAAACAGAGAAGCTTTCGATACCTTGCAACAAAACTTAATAAACAAAATCTGGCTGCGTACAGACGATAAGTTGACTATTGAGACAGCTCAATTTCTAACAGGAAAGGAGGAAAAAGAAAAATACAGTAAAAATATTTCCGAGAGCATGAATGACACCAAGAAAAGTAAGATCTTTGGTAAATTGGTATCAGATAAGGCCTCATTTTCTGAATCGCTCAATGTTTCTACTCAGAAAGATTTTGTCTTTGAAGAAAAGATTTTTACCCAGGTATTAAAATTGTTCAAGGCTATTTGCTTTACGGCCAATGAAACGGGCATGAATGAACCTCACTTAGTTCATTTGTGCCCTTATTTTATGGAACCAGTTATAAATATTAAGCTGGAGGACGAACAAGAATCAAAAGATAATATACCAGATGAAAACAACTCAACAATAATAAACATGAAAGAAATCATGGAAAGGAATAAAAAATGA
- a CDS encoding SAF domain-containing protein: MNKGKKIMMAVAVILIITGTALLLIWELWGNEYVNYKIVVVAADKIEEGDVISEKDLKTEKFLKRNVLKNTIRPDEIEKYIGMTARQNIVKESQVDKSYLVKADKYIKPGESVYKIPADWIGMCSSSVRKDDTVEVYGSDGASLGTFKVAFVKDVQEREVTAIDTKNKEVLERTDGTGVINSIEIIATLDVYNQIKARAIDTDQKVGEDFIIVQVLGGNK; the protein is encoded by the coding sequence ATGAATAAAGGAAAGAAAATAATGATGGCTGTGGCAGTGATTCTTATCATCACCGGCACGGCACTACTTCTGATCTGGGAGCTGTGGGGAAACGAATACGTGAATTACAAAATAGTGGTAGTGGCCGCTGACAAGATTGAGGAAGGAGATGTTATTTCTGAAAAAGATTTAAAGACAGAAAAATTCTTAAAGAGAAACGTCCTAAAAAATACAATTAGGCCAGATGAAATTGAAAAGTACATAGGGATGACGGCAAGACAGAATATTGTAAAAGAATCTCAAGTGGATAAATCTTATCTCGTTAAAGCTGATAAATACATTAAGCCTGGCGAATCTGTATATAAGATACCAGCCGATTGGATTGGAATGTGTTCATCATCTGTGAGAAAAGATGATACAGTTGAAGTTTATGGCAGCGATGGGGCTTCATTAGGAACATTTAAGGTGGCATTTGTGAAAGACGTACAAGAGCGAGAAGTTACAGCCATTGATACAAAAAATAAAGAGGTCTTGGAACGTACCGATGGAACTGGTGTAATCAATAGCATTGAAATCATTGCTACGTTGGATGTTTACAACCAAATTAAGGCTAGGGCTATTGATACCGATCAGAAAGTAGGAGAAGATTTTATTATCGTTCAAGTGCTTGGGGGGAATAAGTAA
- a CDS encoding single-stranded DNA-binding protein translates to MNSVNLIGRLTKDPEVRYTPTTQMAVATFSIAIDRPTSKDKEKQTDFPRITVFGKQAENCERFLAKGRLVGIQGRIQTGSYKNKEGMTVYTTDVVANNVEFLEWGDRKESNAPAEGSTSDVPEGFSKLDDDDIPF, encoded by the coding sequence ATGAATAGTGTTAATTTAATCGGAAGACTTACAAAGGACCCAGAAGTTAGATATACACCCACCACACAGATGGCCGTAGCAACATTTTCAATAGCTATTGACCGCCCCACGAGCAAGGACAAGGAGAAACAGACAGATTTTCCACGGATAACCGTATTCGGAAAGCAAGCTGAGAACTGTGAGCGGTTTCTGGCAAAGGGCCGTTTGGTGGGCATCCAAGGAAGAATTCAGACTGGAAGCTACAAAAACAAAGAAGGTATGACCGTATACACCACAGATGTTGTAGCAAACAATGTGGAGTTCCTGGAATGGGGAGACAGAAAAGAGAGCAATGCTCCGGCAGAAGGGAGTACATCGGATGTTCCGGAGGGGTTTTCCAAGTTAGACGACGATGATATTCCTTTTTAA
- a CDS encoding ParB/RepB/Spo0J family partition protein, with amino-acid sequence MDITKDDLMAGLFGSSIGNSGQESSEIAQRRSNLIKTLTGNTIENIKNEIIELDIELLDRLSSFDHPFEKSVLKGLDELAHSIRINGLWIPIIVRDHPKARGRYEILAGHRRTAATKLADIKKIKAIYLKDCDDDTAKLIVTETNTLNREELYPSEKARAYKLQLEALKNQGKRNDLIRAIEGEEKYSEDFGPNWAEVKSSQDKENNTSNFGPNRAEVKSNQDNENNASNFGPIRAEVKYARDVVAELNNTSRMEISRYIRLNKLIFTLLDRVDEKEIPVNAAVELSYLCVENQETLENVLAENDKLRITIPMAGAMRAVAKDNMLTSAIIKSILVPTTKNKTIARPYKIAFKEVEKYIKKLDYKQAETLALADAKELENIIKETIESYINSLSKG; translated from the coding sequence ATGGACATTACCAAAGATGATCTAATGGCGGGCCTATTTGGCTCCAGTATCGGAAACTCAGGTCAAGAATCATCTGAGATTGCACAAAGAAGAAGTAATTTAATAAAAACTTTGACTGGCAATACGATTGAAAACATTAAAAATGAGATAATAGAATTAGATATTGAACTTTTAGATAGATTAAGCTCATTTGACCATCCCTTTGAAAAATCTGTATTAAAGGGATTAGATGAATTAGCACATTCCATAAGAATAAATGGCTTATGGATACCTATTATCGTAAGGGATCATCCAAAAGCAAGAGGTCGATACGAAATATTAGCTGGGCATAGACGGACTGCTGCAACGAAGTTAGCTGATATTAAAAAGATAAAAGCTATTTATTTAAAAGATTGTGATGATGATACAGCAAAGCTCATTGTAACTGAAACAAATACATTAAACAGAGAAGAACTATATCCTTCGGAAAAGGCTAGAGCATATAAATTACAACTTGAAGCTTTAAAAAATCAAGGAAAAAGAAATGACTTGATAAGGGCAATAGAAGGAGAGGAAAAGTATTCTGAGGACTTTGGCCCGAATTGGGCCGAAGTTAAATCCAGTCAAGATAAAGAAAATAACACTAGTAACTTTGGCCCGAATCGGGCCGAAGTTAAATCCAATCAAGATAATGAAAATAACGCCAGTAACTTTGGCCCGATTCGGGCCGAAGTTAAATATGCCCGTGATGTCGTTGCTGAACTCAACAACACATCAAGAATGGAGATAAGCAGATATATAAGGCTAAATAAGTTGATTTTCACCTTACTTGATCGGGTAGATGAAAAGGAGATTCCTGTTAATGCAGCTGTAGAATTATCCTATTTATGCGTGGAAAATCAAGAAACTTTAGAAAATGTGTTAGCTGAGAATGATAAGCTAAGAATAACTATTCCTATGGCAGGAGCAATGCGAGCAGTTGCAAAAGATAATATGTTGACTTCGGCAATTATTAAATCCATATTAGTGCCTACGACAAAGAACAAAACAATAGCTCGGCCATATAAAATTGCTTTTAAAGAGGTTGAAAAGTACATAAAAAAATTGGATTATAAACAAGCAGAAACGCTGGCCCTGGCAGATGCAAAAGAACTGGAGAATATAATTAAAGAGACTATTGAAAGTTATATTAATAGTTTATCAAAGGGATGA
- a CDS encoding amiloride-sensitive sodium channel family protein — translation MKQIIILVAFIALGIFISVQIDKFYDPVETGIDASVKVMEEVAPSKK, via the coding sequence ATGAAACAAATTATTATATTAGTAGCCTTTATTGCTTTAGGCATTTTTATTTCAGTGCAAATAGACAAATTCTATGATCCAGTAGAAACCGGAATTGATGCGTCGGTTAAGGTTATGGAAGAAGTAGCACCTTCAAAAAAATAG
- a CDS encoding P-loop NTPase family protein: MQYTNFYELVSAIYKEFDKECNSSDQLELTTRNLKEALQGRKEAENYFLDYVDKYLYKKKLADTDIEYPSYYESLVDGIYQENWGLAGMSEWFTPPYERSSSAKIIGDRIYFMKNGRLNLMPQRIDEERRKKLVAKLLSIKPDERKDKDVNEIYLIDGTRVTIFNESVSKKNREDQYLDSVVFRRYIVPEYTFEEQAKNHTIPVEAIALFKTMVKLGYNIAITGAVRTAKSTFLATWQSYEDTTLEGVLLETDPEIPIHELMPTAPIMQIVTNDDNLQKILKHILRSDADYIIMGEGRDGISVDTFLRVANKGTRRCKITFHNRFPQNLPYDMATEIIRTEGGTIAHTAEKVAQSIDYIFHFIQLQDKSQKRLDGMYELSVDYENGNITVAQICKYQANTDTWVWNQEYHIASSHRKSGIKENAEMFALFEKQLADLGKQFPMDDKEWQQAHAMLNYR; this comes from the coding sequence ATGCAATATACAAATTTTTATGAACTAGTAAGTGCTATTTATAAAGAGTTTGATAAAGAGTGTAATTCTAGTGACCAGCTTGAGTTAACGACCAGGAACCTGAAAGAAGCATTGCAGGGAAGAAAGGAAGCAGAAAACTATTTTCTGGATTATGTAGATAAATACTTATACAAAAAAAAGCTTGCAGATACCGATATTGAATACCCCTCATATTATGAAAGTCTTGTAGATGGAATTTATCAGGAGAATTGGGGACTGGCAGGTATGAGTGAATGGTTTACCCCACCATATGAGAGAAGCAGTTCAGCAAAGATTATAGGGGACCGAATCTATTTTATGAAAAATGGCAGGTTGAACTTAATGCCACAGCGAATTGATGAGGAAAGGAGAAAAAAATTAGTGGCTAAGCTGCTATCTATTAAACCCGATGAACGCAAAGATAAAGATGTAAATGAAATCTATCTCATAGATGGCACGAGGGTAACTATTTTTAACGAAAGTGTATCGAAAAAAAATAGAGAAGATCAGTATCTCGATTCCGTCGTGTTCAGAAGATACATAGTCCCGGAATACACTTTTGAGGAGCAAGCTAAAAACCATACGATTCCAGTAGAAGCCATAGCTTTATTTAAGACGATGGTTAAGCTTGGATATAACATAGCAATTACAGGAGCTGTTAGAACTGCTAAGAGCACCTTTCTTGCTACTTGGCAAAGCTATGAAGACACCACCCTTGAAGGCGTACTTTTAGAAACGGACCCTGAAATTCCTATTCATGAGCTAATGCCTACAGCTCCCATTATGCAGATAGTAACAAATGATGATAACCTCCAAAAAATTCTCAAACACATCCTGCGATCTGATGCAGACTATATCATTATGGGTGAGGGCAGAGATGGCATCTCCGTAGATACTTTTCTTCGAGTAGCCAACAAGGGAACCAGACGTTGTAAAATTACCTTTCACAATAGATTTCCGCAAAATTTGCCCTATGATATGGCAACGGAGATTATTAGAACAGAGGGTGGAACTATAGCCCATACAGCTGAAAAGGTAGCCCAGTCAATAGATTATATTTTTCATTTTATTCAGCTACAAGATAAATCACAAAAAAGGCTAGATGGAATGTATGAGCTTTCTGTTGATTATGAGAATGGAAATATTACTGTTGCCCAGATATGTAAATACCAGGCCAATACGGATACATGGGTGTGGAATCAAGAGTATCATATAGCTTCCAGCCATAGAAAATCAGGAATTAAAGAAAATGCTGAGATGTTTGCGCTCTTTGAGAAGCAGCTGGCTGACTTAGGAAAACAGTTCCCCATGGATGATAAGGAGTGGCAGCAAGCCCACGCTATGTTAAATTATCGGTAA